One region of Prosthecobacter debontii genomic DNA includes:
- the glgX gene encoding glycogen debranching protein GlgX: MNEILSIGHGRPYPLGATPGKGGVNFSLFSAHAEKVELCLFDAVEGGKETRIELPECTNHVWHGFIHGIGPGQLYGYRVHGPYEPEKGHRFNPNKLLLDPYARAIGRPLKEWDSCLFGYEIGDPGEDLSFDTRDSASHAPLGMVIDPAFDWEGDTPPETPWHRTIIYELHVKGFTEKLTHLPEHLRGTYAGLASDEAMDYLKNLGVSAVELLPVHHHLDDSFLQERGLTNYWGYNTLSYFAFEPTYASVQDPHDAMREFKGMVKRLHREGIEVILDVVYNHTAETSERGPTLSFRGIDNASYYRLSQEHPRYYEDFTGCGNTLTMENPTGLRLLMDSLRYWVTEMHVDGFRFDLASALARELYGWNKLSSFFDAISQDPILSQVKLIAEPWDIGMGGYQVGNFPTGWAEWNGRYRDEVRRCWKGNDRANELSKRLCGSADLYNHSGRGPHASINFITAHDGFCLRDLVSYNEKHNEANKEDSRDGANDNESWNCGHEGETDDLGIQTLRLRQAKNLMATLLLSQGVPMILAGDERWHTQQGNNNAYCQDNDISWLPWDLSSTGKEMLEFTKELIRLRQELPVLSRKNFLTGQAPEEGKPKDVIWWNPEGREMSDHDWESGFTRCFGMWLPGESLQELGRNGQQRVSDSVFILSNAHFEDLAFKMPQADASPWHLQLATTPIKFDKRQRKTPTLTMPSRSLAVFISKRVSG, encoded by the coding sequence ATGAATGAGATACTTAGCATCGGTCATGGAAGACCTTATCCCCTCGGAGCCACTCCAGGGAAAGGTGGCGTCAATTTTTCCCTCTTCTCAGCACACGCGGAAAAAGTCGAGTTATGTCTTTTCGATGCCGTCGAAGGCGGCAAGGAAACTCGTATCGAACTCCCTGAGTGTACCAATCATGTCTGGCATGGATTCATCCATGGGATAGGCCCAGGTCAGCTTTATGGCTACCGTGTTCACGGCCCTTACGAACCTGAAAAGGGCCATCGATTCAATCCTAACAAATTGTTACTGGATCCCTACGCCCGCGCCATTGGTCGTCCACTCAAAGAATGGGATTCCTGTCTTTTCGGTTATGAGATCGGTGATCCTGGAGAAGATCTCTCCTTCGATACACGTGACTCGGCCAGCCATGCACCGCTCGGCATGGTGATCGACCCTGCCTTCGACTGGGAGGGCGATACACCCCCAGAAACCCCATGGCATCGAACGATCATTTATGAACTGCACGTCAAAGGTTTCACGGAGAAGCTGACCCACCTGCCCGAGCATCTTCGGGGCACCTATGCAGGCCTAGCTTCAGATGAAGCCATGGACTATCTGAAAAACCTGGGTGTTTCGGCAGTGGAGTTACTCCCCGTTCATCATCACCTGGATGACTCCTTCCTTCAGGAGCGCGGCCTAACGAATTATTGGGGATACAACACCCTGTCGTATTTTGCTTTCGAGCCCACCTACGCGTCGGTTCAAGATCCCCACGATGCCATGCGCGAGTTCAAAGGTATGGTCAAACGACTGCATCGCGAAGGCATCGAAGTAATCTTGGATGTCGTGTACAACCACACCGCCGAAACCAGCGAACGAGGCCCCACCCTCTCCTTCCGTGGCATTGACAATGCTTCCTACTATCGCCTTTCCCAAGAGCATCCCCGCTACTACGAAGACTTCACGGGCTGTGGCAATACCCTCACGATGGAGAACCCTACGGGCCTGCGGCTCCTCATGGATAGCCTTCGCTATTGGGTGACTGAAATGCATGTGGATGGTTTCCGCTTTGACCTCGCCAGCGCTCTTGCACGTGAGCTTTACGGATGGAACAAACTCAGTTCGTTCTTCGATGCCATCAGCCAAGACCCTATCCTTTCACAGGTGAAGCTCATTGCAGAGCCTTGGGACATCGGCATGGGCGGATATCAAGTGGGTAACTTCCCCACCGGGTGGGCCGAGTGGAATGGCCGCTACCGTGATGAGGTGCGCCGCTGCTGGAAAGGCAATGACCGAGCCAACGAACTTTCCAAGCGTCTCTGTGGCAGTGCCGACCTCTACAATCATAGCGGACGAGGCCCTCATGCCAGCATCAACTTCATCACCGCTCACGATGGCTTCTGCTTGCGAGATCTGGTCAGCTACAATGAAAAGCACAACGAGGCTAACAAAGAAGACAGTCGTGACGGAGCCAATGACAATGAAAGCTGGAACTGTGGGCACGAGGGCGAGACCGATGACCTCGGCATTCAGACTCTCCGTCTTCGTCAGGCCAAAAATCTGATGGCCACCCTCCTCCTCTCGCAAGGTGTGCCCATGATCCTAGCCGGTGACGAGCGCTGGCACACTCAGCAGGGGAATAACAATGCCTATTGCCAAGACAATGACATCTCCTGGCTGCCTTGGGACCTTTCCTCCACCGGAAAGGAAATGCTTGAGTTTACCAAAGAGCTGATCCGCCTCCGCCAAGAACTCCCGGTGCTTTCCCGGAAAAATTTCCTGACCGGTCAGGCTCCTGAAGAAGGCAAACCGAAAGACGTGATTTGGTGGAACCCAGAAGGCCGGGAAATGAGTGACCACGATTGGGAGTCCGGCTTTACCCGCTGCTTCGGCATGTGGCTACCTGGGGAATCACTTCAAGAGCTTGGACGAAACGGTCAACAACGCGTTAGCGACTCGGTCTTCATTCTCAGCAACGCCCACTTCGAAGATTTGGCCTTCAAAATGCCTCAGGCGGATGCCAGCCCCTGGCATCTCCAATTGGCCACCACTCCCATTAAATTCGACAAACGTCAGCGCAAAACCCCCACACTCACCATGCCTTCACGCTCGCTGGCTGTCTTCATCTCAAAACGCGTCTCTGGCTGA